In Eretmochelys imbricata isolate rEreImb1 chromosome 14, rEreImb1.hap1, whole genome shotgun sequence, a genomic segment contains:
- the LOC144274630 gene encoding C-type lectin domain family 2 member B-like, with product MGPAAGPAGGEEPRQEWPVEGKGHLETGGEPDPRCNYKKCTIVLAVALAIMFLVLIIVLAVWRPKLPSADLGPLAGPACPDGWIGYRGKCYYFSEAERNWTYSLTYCSVLSASLAEINSEQEMAFLLHYKGRFDHWIGLRRDPGQLWKWASGTKFNNLFVIRGGGECAYLNDENGVSSLRCTSERHWICTKPDAFTQAQEAAVVGGS from the exons atggggccagcagctggacctgctgggggCGAAGAGCCGCGGCAGGAGTGGCCTGTTGAGGGCAAGGGACACCTGGAGACTGGAGGGGAGCCAG accctcgTTGTAACTACAAGAAATGTACAATTGTGCTCGCAGTCGCCCTCGCAATCATGTTCTTAGTTCTCATCATTGTCCTGGCAG tgtGGAGACCTAAGCTTccgtcagctgatctgggccccCTTGCTGGCCCCGCGTGCCCAGACGGCTGGATtggataccgagggaaatgctactatttctctgagGCTGAAAGGAACTGGACCTACAGCCTGACCTACTGCTCTGTGCTCAGCGCCTCCCTGGCTGAGATcaacagtgagcaggaaatg GCTTTCCTGCTGCACTATAAAGGCAGATTTGACCACTGGATTGGCCTccggagggaccctgggcagctctggaaatgggcCAGTGGCACCAAATTCAACAACCT gtttgtgataagaggaggaggagagtgcgCATATCTGAATGATGAGAATGGGGTCAGCAGCTTGCGATGCACCAGTGAGAGAcactggatctgcaccaaacccgatgcatttacacaggcacaggaggctgccgtggtagggggctcgtaa